In a genomic window of Brassica rapa cultivar Chiifu-401-42 chromosome A10, CAAS_Brap_v3.01, whole genome shotgun sequence:
- the LOC117128873 gene encoding glutathione S-transferase T3-like isoform X2, whose product MDSIPSGTSKFVELLNSQQTVSFGNYEGSQGTGASNFEGDSAPERRERRKWTPTDDVVLISSWLNTSKDPVVGNEQKSAGFWKRIAAYFAASPLVAGCEEREPSHCKQRWHRINDLVSKFSGSYGAATRQRTSGQNENDVLKLAHQIYYNNYKKKFMLEHAWKELRHDQKWCDLGTAKTEGSLKKRKCEVGADTSSSQATENMRPPGVKAAKSSGKKPVLNEKTLTDFKCMWTIKEKELATKKELSKMSLLESLIERKESLTESEETLKNKLITDLLSD is encoded by the coding sequence ATGGATTCTATTCCTTCTGGAACTTCAAAGTTTGTTGAACTATTAAATAGTCAACAAACTGTTTCCTTTGGTAACTATGAAGGTAGTCAGGGAACCGGAGCTTCAAACTTTGAAGGAGACAGTGCTCCTGAGCGTAGAGAACGACGGAAGTGGACACCAACAGATGATGTTGTCCTGATCAGTTCGTGGCTCAACACAAGCAAGGATCCTGTGGTTGGCAATGAGCAAAAATCCGCCGGTTTTTGGAAAAGGATTGCTGCGTACTTCGCGGCAAGTCCTCTTGTTGCTGGCTGCGAGGAGAGGGAGCCAAGTCACTGCAAGCAACGATGGCATAGGATCAATGACCTAGTGTCCAAGTTCAGTGGATCATATGGAGCTGCTACTAGACAGAGGACTAGCGGCCAGAATGAGAACGACGTTCTGAAGCTTGCTCATCAAATATACTACAACAACTACAAGAAGAAATTTATGCTTGAACACGCGTGGAAGGAGTTGCGACACGACCAGAAGTGGTGCGACCTTGGTACTGCAAAAACTGAAGGGAGCTTAAAGAAGAGGAAGTGTGAAGTTGGTGCAGATACCTCAAGCTCTCAAGCAACTGAGAACATGCGTCCCCCTGGAGTGAAAGCGGCAAAGTCCTCAGGTAAGAAGCCGGTGTTAAACGAGAAAACTCTTACTGATTTTAAGTGTATGTGGACAATCAAAGAGAAGGAGTTGGCGACAAAAAAGGAGTTGTCTAAGATGAGTCTCCTTGAGAGTCTTATTGAAAGAAAGGAATCTCTAACTGAGTCTGAAGAAACCCTCAAGAACAAGCTCATAACTGACTTGTTGTCAGATTAG